In a genomic window of Fibrobacter sp. UWT2:
- a CDS encoding MlaD family protein: MKISDRALGYISLIALFGLFAIIAYSMWDAHHEATTIIQVDFDELGSLQPEDQVVIRGYTVGTIGKVQWLGDRARVEIKFNQPIVIREGTQFNNTNYAIMGQRRLEIIPSKTGKVLPDSYIHQGHFEPGIAEVLRYIENVNDQVETIRQIIYLVTNGDSAHRSASDLVEYVLKNVEVTLSNTERALQTLQPALNNLFAQADVASKNLLVITKQADSAIVTVTNTVNEKLELAENAMQRISEGAEKTNDIINSIEADPFYSKILYSSETVDKVNELVTKLNEIVRAIDTKGIKMLDENGNPVKPFAWKNLNLVGKTAREKARERAEKANVNKAQSE, encoded by the coding sequence ATGAAGATTTCCGACCGTGCATTGGGTTACATTTCACTGATAGCGTTGTTTGGGCTATTTGCCATCATCGCCTATTCTATGTGGGATGCCCATCACGAGGCCACCACCATTATCCAGGTCGATTTCGATGAACTGGGCTCCCTGCAGCCCGAAGACCAGGTAGTGATTCGCGGATACACCGTCGGAACCATCGGCAAAGTCCAATGGCTTGGCGACCGCGCCCGCGTAGAAATCAAGTTCAACCAGCCCATCGTAATTCGCGAAGGCACCCAGTTCAACAACACCAATTACGCCATCATGGGCCAGCGCAGGCTGGAAATCATTCCTTCCAAGACGGGAAAGGTTCTCCCCGACAGCTACATCCATCAGGGTCACTTTGAACCGGGTATTGCCGAAGTTTTGCGCTACATCGAAAACGTGAACGACCAGGTGGAAACCATTCGCCAGATTATCTACCTGGTGACCAACGGAGACTCGGCACACCGTTCCGCCAGCGACCTCGTGGAATACGTCCTCAAGAACGTCGAAGTCACCCTCAGCAATACGGAACGTGCGCTCCAGACTTTACAGCCCGCCCTGAACAATCTCTTTGCCCAGGCCGATGTGGCCAGCAAGAATCTACTCGTGATTACCAAGCAGGCCGATTCCGCCATAGTCACGGTTACCAACACCGTCAACGAAAAATTGGAACTGGCCGAAAACGCCATGCAGAGAATTTCTGAAGGGGCCGAAAAGACCAACGACATTATCAACAGCATCGAAGCAGATCCCTTCTACAGCAAGATCCTTTATTCTTCTGAAACGGTGGACAAGGTGAACGAACTGGTCACCAAGCTCAACGAAATCGTGCGAGCCATCGACACAAAGGGCATCAAGATGCTTGACGAAAACGGCAATCCGGTCAAGCCCTTCGCTTGGAAGAACCTGAACCTTGTCGGAAAGACCGCCCGAGAAAAAGCTCGCGAACGCGCCGAAAAAGCCAACGTCAATAAAGCCCAGAGCGAGTAA